The following coding sequences lie in one Mycobacterium sp. DL440 genomic window:
- a CDS encoding DUF503 domain-containing protein produces MWIGWMEFDLLLGDVHSLKQKRSAIRPVIAELHRKLAVSAAESGAQDLHRRAGIGVAVVAADRAHVVDVLDVLDVLDAAERMVASRPELELLSTRRGLHHSDD; encoded by the coding sequence ATGTGGATCGGCTGGATGGAGTTCGACCTGCTGCTCGGTGATGTGCACTCGCTCAAACAGAAGCGCTCGGCCATCCGGCCGGTGATCGCCGAGCTGCACCGCAAGCTCGCGGTGTCGGCCGCCGAATCCGGCGCCCAGGATCTGCACCGCCGCGCCGGCATCGGCGTCGCCGTCGTCGCCGCCGACCGTGCCCACGTGGTCGACGTGCTCGACGTGCTCGACGTGCTCGACGCCGCCGAACGGATGGTCGCCAGCCGACCCGAGCTCGAATTACTCTCCACCCGAAGGGGCTTGCACCACAGCGACGACTGA